CCATACAGAAAAGTAAAATTATAAAGCAATATTTTTTTTTCATGATTTCGTTCTTTAAATTTATTTTATCCGAAAAGGATATCCACATCTACATCCAGAGATTGTAAAAAAGCTATGCTAGCGTGTATATCATCAGCTAATAATCTATCGTTTTCAACAAATGGGACAATAGAGCGGTACGGCTTTAAAAACGAAGTTATAAAAGGAGAAGATTGTTTTGGCTCTCTAAATTTTAAAGCCTGCGAAGCATTCATTAGCTCTATTGCCAGAATGGTTTCCACATTTTCAATTACTCGTAAACACTTGGTGGCTCCATTGGCCCCCATGCTCACATGGTCCTCCTGCCCGTTTGATGAAACAATAGAATCAACAGAAGCGGGTGTGGCCAATTGCTTGTTCTGGCTCACAATACTGGCCGCAGTGTATTGCGGTATCATAAAACCGCTATTAAGCCCTGGATTGTCAACCAAAAATGCAGGTAGTTCCCGTAACCCAGAAACCAATTGATAGATTCTTCTTTCCGAAATATTACCAAGCTCTGCCATTGCAATGGCTAAATAGTCCAAAGCCAGGGCCAAGGGTTGGCCGTGAAAATTACCTCCAGAAATAATAACATCTTCGTTTACAAAAATATTGGGATTATCAGTTACCGAATTGATTTCGGTCTTAAATGTTTTGTGTACAAAATGTATGGTGTCTTTTGTCGCGCCGTGAACTTGTGGAATGCAACGGAAGGAATAGGGATCCTGCACACTTTTCTTTTCAGAAAGACCTAATTCGCTTCCTTCCAAAAATTCCAAAATCTGCTCGGCAGTTTTTACTTGTCCCCTATGTGGGCGTACCAAATGCACCAAGGCATTGTAGGGGCTCATATTACAGTCAAAAGCATCAATGGAAACGGCGCCAATTAAATCTGCCAAGTAAGATAGTTTATAACACTTCAAAAGGCAATAAACACCATAGGCACTCATAAATTGCGTGCCATTGAGCAATGCAAGACCTTCTTTTGCTTGAAGTGTAATGGGTTGCCAGTTAAATTTTCTCAAAACTTTTTCAGAAGAAAGGCGTTCTCCACCATAATACACCTCCCCTTTGCCAAGAAGCGGTAAGGATAGATGTGCAAGTGGCGCCAAATCGCCCGAGGCACCCAAACTTCCTTGTGAATAGATTACGGGCAAAACATCATTATTATAAAAATCAATCAACCGCTCCACTGTTTCAATCTGTACGCCACTATAGCCATAACTAAGTGATTGTATTTTTAGCAAAAGCATCAATTTTACGATAGGCTTTGGAACAAACTCTCCCGTGCCACAAGCGTGGGACATGACAAGGTTTTCCTGAAGTTTTGAAAGGTTCTCTGAAGATATTTTTACATTGCATAAAGAACCGAAACCAGTGTTTATACCATATACGGGCGTTTCATTATCTTTCATTTTATTGAAAAGATACTCTCTGGACTTCTTAATGTTTAGTTGTGCTTCTTCTGAAAGCTCAAGGACTTTATTGTTTTCAGTAATATCCTTAATAGCCGATAAATCAAGTATTTCAGAACTTATATAATGTGTTTCTTGCATTGGGTAGGTATTCTTTTCGCAAAAATACTGTTTTTAAATTTCTATGGTTTCAAAAGCCGGTGGAAAACTTTCTTTGAACAGGTTTATTCTACAATTTTATTTAATTAATAATTTATTCAAAAAAATTACAACCCTATTTATATAGCCAGCTTTATTATTTTTTCTGTGAAACTGAGGTATCTTGCTCTTCACTTGCGAACAAATCTACGTACGCTTCAGAAATATTATCTATAACATCACCAGCCATCACTGCTTCATATCCCAGTTGTCCCGCAGCAATATCACCCGCACGACCGTGAAGATATACCCCAAATACGGAAGCGAGCAAAGCATCATAACCCTGTGAAAGCAAGCCCGTAATCACACCACTCAATGCATCGCCACTGCCAGCGGTTCCCATTCCGGGGTTGCCAGTGGTATTTATATATAGCTTATCTCCATAAACAGTGATTGTATAAGCGCCTTTTATTATTACTACAACTTCATATTTTTCTGAAAATTTCTTTGTTTTTTCAAGTTTCTCATAATCATTTTTCCATTCGCCAATTAGTCGTTTTAATTCCCCAGGATGTGGTGTTAATATTGAATTCTTCGGAAGAAGTTTTAACATAGCTTTATTTTCCGAAAGAATATTCAATGCATCAGCGTCAATAACAAAAGGAATATCCTTATTCTGCAATATTTTTTTAAAAGCAGCTACAGTTGCATCATTTTTCCCGATGCCCATGCCTATTCCAATTGCTGAAGGTTCAAAATCAAAAGAAATATTACTTAAATAATCCTCTTCTTTATCGGTAATTACCATGGCCTCGGGAATCGTGGTCTGAATAATAGCATAACCACATTTAGGTACAAATGCAGTTACCATACCAGCACCAATTCTAAAGGCTGAAGTAGTTGAGAGCACCGCCGCTCCCATCTTTCCGTAGCTTCCCGAAACTATTAGGGTGTGGCCATAGGTGCCTTTGTGGTCAAATTTTTCTCGGGGTTTGTAAAAACGCTGTGCTTCCAATTTTGAAATCAGTTGGCCTATGGGTTCGGTTGTTTGTAGAAATTCAATATCCAAGCCTATTTCCAAAACATCAAAATTTGAAACAAAAGAAGCCGTTTCCGGTAAAAAAAAGGAAAGCTTTGGTGTTTGGAAAGTCAAGGTATGGTTGGCTTTCAATACAGCTTCGGTATCTTCCAAGGGCAAATTGGAATATAACCCACTGGGTATATCAATAGCAAGTTTAAAAGCCTTGCTTTCATTCAAATACTGGATTAATTTCTTCACCCATCCACCGGGGCAACGATTTAAACCGATTCCAAAAATGGCGTCCACAATAATATCTTCTGGATTTATTTCAGGAAAATCACTTTCGCCCTTCATCAATAGGGGCCATTTTTTTGTTACGTTTTTTATTTTGTCATAATTGATCAAAAAGTTTTTGGAACGCTTGTCGCTGCAGTTTACTACATATACAATTACATTGTAGCCGTGTTCAATAAGCATCCGCCCTACTACCAGTCCATCTCCACCATTATTGCCAATACCGCAGAATATGCGAATGGGCACGGGCGTTCCATTTAACCGTTGGTGCAACCAATTAAAAATCTGCGTACCGGCGCGCTCCATCAACGCTTCTGAAGTAATCTGTTGTTTTTCAATCGTGATTTTATCTGCTTCGTATAGCTGTTCTGCTGAAAATATTTTCATTCGTATAATCGTTTTGTTGATTCAGGAAATTTTTAACCGCCACTTTTATTGCGGTCAATTCCAAAGATAACATTCCTTCGCATTGTTGAAAAGAACGTTTATAACTAATTGCACTTCCTTCCAAAAAGCCTTTGATTATTTCTAATTTTAGAAAAAACCATATATGGAAACACGAGATAGTTTACTGCTCCGTATGCGCCCCGAAATTTCCTCTGCTAAAATCAACGCTAACATGTCTGCCGACGAATTTTTTCAAAACAAGACGCTGCGTCCTGTGGCAAAGCTTCAAAATGAACTTTTATTGGCAGTTTTCAGGAATTATGCGGCAAAGCATAAAAACGTTTTTTACGATCTTACTATCGAAAAGAGACTGGACTATATAGAAAACGCCATCCATAAGGATATGAAATTCCGAAATTCATTGAAAGGTATTATCATTGGTCAATTTACACTTGAAGAATTTGAGATTTATATTAAAAATTCCTCAGCACTGAACAAACGGATGATGGATATAGTAAAGGAACGCTTGAAAAGCAACATACAGCTTTTGGAATACGATTTTGCATGATTTAATAAGAATTGGCAAAAACAGACCAGCGAATAGTTGGATTGTTTTGGCCAGTCTTAATTCTATAACAACGATTCCCCGTTTAAATCCGTCGTCAGCACATCGCTCATATAATTGAAGAATGGGCGGAGCAATTGGTAATGGTTAATTAAATTGTCTTTAAAATCTACTGCAAATACTTCTTCGTCGGAAAAGCTATGGGTTACGAAAAAGCTTTTCAGCCTAATTAAATCAATGTTTTTATCGTCTTTATCAAAACCTTTGGGCGCTGTCTTAACGGCATATTCCTGATTGAAATCTCCGAAGGCATTTTTAAAATCCTTCGTTGCCAAAACCTCCCGTATTTCAGTACTGTCCATTTCAAACTCTTTTCGGATCCGCAACAAATCTGCTGGATTGGGATCAAAAAAACCCCCGGCCATAAAACTGTTGCCGGGTTCCAACCGCAAATAATAACCTCCGCGTCGTTGTGCCCCTGCCCTACTGAAACTAACACTTCGGTGCACATTATAGGGTGTTTTGTCATTACTGAAACGGATGTCGCGATTTATGCGGAATATTTTTGTCTTGGCAATTTCATCGGTGGTATTTAGGCCTCTTTCCACAGCTGCATAAAATTCTTTTAATGCTTTCTCGTTGGCCAGATATTCCTTTTTATGTTCCTGCATCCATTCCCGGTTGTTGTTCTTCTTCAGTTGTAACAGGAAATCGAAAGCGGTTTTGGAAATGGTTGGGATCATGTTTTTTGTTTTTGTTTTGGAAAGATAGGGAATATTTGGGTTTGTGGTTTGTTTTGTGTAAAACGTTCAAATCCCCATAACCACTTCACAAAAAATTTTCCTACATTTATACGAACAACCTTAAAACCAATTTATTATGAATGCAACTACAAAACCAAACACGGCCTTTTGGATCATTGCCGTGCTCGCGCTTTTATGGAACTTAATAGGTGTTTATTTTTGGCTTTATGAATATTTCCTGATGACAGAGGAAATAAGAGCCACTCTTCCGCCTGAGCAAGTGGAGATTATGGCAAGTGCTCCCTCATGGAGTATGTATGTTTACGGCTTAGCTGTTTTTAGTGGATTATTGGCCAGCGTATTGTTATTGATGCGCAAAAATATGGCAGTAGGTGTATTTTTACTTTCCCTAATTGCAGTACTTATACTTCAACTGTACTGGATGTTTGGTATGGACATAATAGATAAGATGGGCCCACAATCGTTGATTATGCCACTTATCGTTATAGCTCTAGCAATTTTTGAATATTTTTATAGCAAAGGTGCGGCGCGTAATGGATGGCTTACCTAAGTTTAAAATAAAAGCAAAATATAAAAAAGCTGTAGACTGGCTGATAACCTTATAAGCGAATAAAGTCCAACAATGAATGCTTGGATGATAATTTTTTGAAACGTAGTAAGGGTTTGCTATATACTCAAATTTTGTAAAAGTGACGATGTATGGATTGTAACATTCATGAAAATAAGGCCGTTTTTTCTTCTATTGATCACAATAAATAGTATACTATTCCAAAAATAACAAGTGTGATCAAAATGCTTAGGCAGACAGTTAGTATACGTACCCTTGTTTCTGAACGAACTATATCCTCAACTTTCTTTTTTAGATCTGCCCTTTGTATTTTTGTTAGTTGTGGTTGGTGATTTTCAGGCTTGTTCTTTATAAGTTTGCTATGCTCCTCTCCATAAATAGTTTTAATTCTTTCAAAGGGAGGCCTTGCCTTTCTAGTAATAACGGAAAATTTATTCCCCGCTCCTATATAAGCAGAGGCTGCCATTGGTTTATTTCGTCTTTCTCTAGTCATTTTTCAAGTATGCTAACCAATTTTTTTGTCAATCTGTAAACAGGGAAAATAATGTTAAATTACTACATATAGTGAATTTTGATAAAATATTTTTTAGTTCAGTTTTTTATTATGCAATGTTTTTTTAAGTTTTCTCTTCATAAATTTTCCCGTTTATACCACATTAATATTCCCGTAACGAGAAGACTTACAGCGAGAAGGCTAACAATAAAAGCTGAGATATTATCGGCTATGCCAACTTATGGGTGCTTGAATTATTTTTTATTTGAAAACTAGATTTGTTTTCAAATTTGATGAATAATAAGATTTATACCATAACTTTTTTAAACCAATCCGTGTTGTGAAGCAAATTTGTAAAGCGCAATGGTATTTCCCTCTATATTAAGCTTCTTAAAAATGTTACGGCGGTGAGTTTGTACTGTAAAACTGGAAAGAAACAATTTATCAGCTATCTCTTGTGAACTGTATCCTTTACAAACCATTTGTATTACCTCTACTTCACGTTTGGTAAGATTATACTTCTTCAAAAAATCATCTAAATAGCTAAAATCATTTACGTATTCTTCTGTCTTTTCACTAAAATTAGGCATCACCGTCTTGCCGTCCAGCACTTCCAAAATGGTGTCCGCAAGCTTATCCAAATTGTCCGACTTCAATATATATCCTTTGGCGCCAGCAGCATGGCATTGCTCTGCCAATTGTTTGGAAAAATAGGAAGTCAACACCAGTATTTGGAGCTTGAGATGCATCGCTTTGATTTTTTCCAATACCTGCAGGCCATCCTTGCCGGGCATATTCAAATCCAGCAATAGCACATCTGCATCGGGTAAGGATGTGGATTGCATTAGGGTATGGCCGTTATTATAGGTATTAACGATGGTAAACCGAGGGTATTTTTCCAGTATCTCGGTAATTCCTTTTAATATTAATGGATGGTCGTCGGCTATAATTACTTTTATATGCTTTTCTGAAAAGTTGGGGACTTCTTGCATTAGGTCTTTCTTTATAATTAAAGCTCTTAGGGTTTACACACTATTTTGTCTTCTTTGTTATTTCAATGGGCAGTTCAGCCAAGATAAAGGTGCCATTGTTTGAATTGCCGTTAATTTCGATGGTTCCATTTAGGTATGCCACATTGTTTTTTAGCATTTTTAAGCCTATGCCATCTTTTCGTAAGTTGCTGTCTATTCCCTTGCCGTTATCTTCAATATAAACGGTTACGGAATCTTCCAATTCTACCAATTGTAAAAGTACGTGGGTTGCTTGGGCGTGCTTTATTATGTTGTTCATAGCCTCCTGTACTATACGATATACGGTAAGGCAATATTCCTCGCTCCAGCTGCTTGTGTCATCCAGTCCCTCAATTATCTCTTCAACTGTAAGCTTTTGGGATGTGTTTACGGCGTTAACAATATCGTGAATAGCGGCTTTTAAACCATATTTTTCCAAAGCTACCGGCATTAGGGTGTGGCTGATGTTTCTTACGCTTTCGCTTATATCTCCCAACAATTTTTGGGTAGTTTCCAGCTTTTCCTGTGCTTTGCTTTCTCTTTTAAAAACATCAGCTTGTATTTGTTTTAAGTTTAAAATGGCAATGGACAAAATAGAACCCGCTTCATCGTGCAGTTTGTGGGCTATCTTTTTACGCTCTTGCTGTTCTGCGTTTTTTAAAGATTTTGCAAGATATAAGCGGTGTTCCTGTTCTATATTTATTAGCTGTGCTTGATGACGCTCTTTCAGTTGTTTACGGCGAAGCCAAAGAGAAAGCGAGGTTAGAAATAAAATGAGCATTACACTTCCGCCAATCAATAGCAATCGCTGCCTTTCCAGTTCCTGTTTTTGTTTTTGAAGCGACATTTCCATATCGCGTTTTTCCATCTCATACGCGGTCTCGGTCTTTAGGGCATTTATCTTTTCATTTTCAGTGAAAATTGATTTTTCAAGTTCAAGCTCCTGGGTTTGATAATATAGTGCCCTTTCAAAATTTTCCTTTTCGGTATAAAGTGTTTTTAAATAGCCATAAAGTTCTTTTAAATTTCTGTTCTCACGTGCTTTTCCCTTATAAAATGGTTCCGCGGCCAAAAGATATTCTTCGGCTTTTTTCCAATTTTTTTGTTCCATTGCTGATTTCCCCAAAACAGAAAGAGAACTCGCCGCCGCCAGCTCTGCCCCTATTTGTTTACGCAATTTGTAGGCCTTTTCCAGCCGTTTATCTGCTTCGGTATAATTCTTAGAAATTACCAAGAAATTACCATAATTATGGTTGGCAAAAGCAATACCTCCAATGTCTGATGCTTTTTCAAAATACTCAATACCCTGTCGATAAAGGGTGTCCATAGCTTCCAACTGTCCCTTCTCACTGTAAACGGTCGCCAAGTTAACATAATTTAAGCCCAGGGACTTATAATTGGCTGCATCTTTAGCAAGAGCGATGCTTTTTTTGTAATAAGTAATGGCCTTATCAAACTCGCCACCATTTCGGAAAGCAATCCCAAGATTGTTGTAGACGCGCAACAGGCCGGTGGTATCCTTCTTTTTTTCACAAAGCCTTATTACCCTAAAATGGGCTTTCACTGCCTCATCAAATTTGGAAAGCCGCGAGAGGGTATTTGCATAATTGGAATATATAAGCGAAACCTGTTTATCGTTCTTGCTGCCTTTGGAAAGTGCTATAGCTTTTTCTATTAGCGACAATCCTTCCAAATAATTTCCTTTAGCGCTTACAATAATGTTATAGCGGTTATATAATTCCGCAAGTCGGTCTTTGTCCAGCGGCTTAAAAGTTTCTTCTATCGCAATGGCTTCCTTAATAAGTGTTTCAGCTTTGTTAAGGTCGCCAAGGTTTATAAACTCCCTGCCCAAGTTACCAATGGCCACAGCCCTGCCTTTTTTATACTGAATGTTTTTGGCCAATTGCATGGCAAGAGAGTCGTAACGTGCAGCCTCATGTGGTTCTCCATAAATAAAATGAAGGTTTCCAAAAGCTATATAGCTATCGGTTTCGCCTTGATCATCACCCTTTTCACTAAAAAAATTAAGTGCCTGTTCAAGATCATCAAAGCCTTTCTGACGTTCGTTCTTACTGAACAAAACCCCACGCTTTAGCAGTAACCCTGCCTTTTGGGATGGATTTGCTTCATCATTGATGAGTTGTGAAAGGCTGTCAATTTCTGATTGGGCGATGCTAGTGGCAAATAGCAATAATGCAGTTGGAAAAAGAAGTGATTTTAAAAGGTTGGCGAAAGGAGTTAAATTTAAAAAGGCAGAATTGGTTTTGGTTAATATCACAATTAGTTGAAGGTTTTTAAATAAATTATTGAGGAATCATAACTATTTTAAGAACATAAATATATACAATTCACTTAACCCCCAAAAGCTTGAAAGCGAATGAAAATCACACTATTTATCTATCAAAACCTATGTGCTTCTTTTTTAAGATGATAGGTTTCAGAAAATAGTTAATTGAATACATCATTCTGTATTTATTTCATTTCATTAAAAACCCGTAAAGACATCCACACCTATATGAGTTATGATTAAATTGATATAAGCTAAGGAAGCTGAAACTTAAAAACTAACTTCACTCAACTAACATTTAAACAACAAAACTATGGGTAACGTTTTATGGATTATTGTAGTCCTGCTAGTAATTGGCTGGATATTTGGCTTTTTAGTATTTCCTGCCATAGGTGGAATTATTCACATTTTGCTTGTTATTGCGGTTATAATGATAATTTATCAACTGCTTACGGGAAGGAAAGTGTAATATTTAACAATCAAATTTAAAGAACGCTTTTTGATATTTTATTCAGAAACGCTCTTTAATATTATATTTCAAAATGCTGCACCCCATGCTCCCAACTTTTTCAAAGTTGCTTCAAAACAATTAAAACTTACCGTTCTTTTTTACTTTACCAGAAAATCTTGGTACCGTAACCGTTGTCTTGGTAGTATTAATGAAGTACACTCCCGTTAAAAGCACGGCGGCGGCGATGATGGATTGGGTGGTGATTTCTTCGTTTAAAATATACCACCCCAAGATTAGGGCGATAATAGGATTTACATAGGTGGAGGTAGCAACTTTATCTGGTGATACCGTTTTTAGCAGATAATTGAAGGAAGTGAAGGCCACGATGCTCCCAAAAATAATCAGCAATATCATACTCCATTGCACGTGGGCTCCCCATTCCTTTGGCGCAATCCATTCTTCCCCAAAGAGAAAACTAGCAACGGCAAGGGTAATTCCGGCAGTAAACATTTGATAACCGGTATTTACAAAGAAATTTTTAGGAAGGTCAGCTTTACCAACAAAAAGACTTCCATAGGCCCAACTAAGCATACAGGCAAATATCATTACCATTCCCAATACCGTTCCCTCTTGGGCAATGAGTTGTTTTTGTGCAACGAGCAGAAAAATACCTAAAATTCCTAAGGCCACTCCTACTAACGACATCGGTTTTATGCGTTTGCCCTGCAAAAGCCACATCAACAATAAGACCACTAAAGGTTGCGCAGAAATCTCCAAGGCCGCAAAGCCGCTATCTACATACTTTAAGGCCCAAACAATAATACCATTGCCAAACGATAAAAAAAGTACGCCTACTATAAAGGTATTTTGGATTTGTTTTCGGGTAATGGCAAGGCTTTTCCCCAATAATTTGGCTATGATAAATATGAGAAGTCCCGCCGATGTAAAACGAATTGATGCCAAAAAGAATGGTGGTAGTTCTGCTACGGCAACCTTATTGAGCATATATGTAGAACCCCAAATAACGTAGATGGAGAAAAAGGCTACAACGACTAAAAGAGTGCTTGGTGCTTTCAGAGTGGTTGAAATGGTTTATTTGTTAAATTTTTAGATACTTTGATTAATAAATGGTTGCATAAAATCTACTTCCTTTTATTGCGTTTGTTGTAATTTTTATCGCCTCTTGTTTTGGGTTTTTTGTATTTCTGTTTTATGATTCGCTTATAGGAACCGCCTTGGTTTTCCTTTCGGTTTTTTTCTTTCTTTTCATGAAAAGCGGGCCCTACTTCTTCTAAATTATTAGGGTTGTTGATTTCTACTATCTGTGGTTTTTCCTCATAAGTTAACTGTTTTGAAATTTCAACCTCTTTTGGAAAATCAAGTTCCTCTATTTGTAAATCCATCAACTTTTCAATAGCAGCTTTGGCATCCTCTTCCTTTTCGGTATAAAGCAAAAGGGAAGTTCCCTCCTGCTCTGCCCGCCCCGTCCGGCCAATGCGGTGCATATAGTTTTCGGGGAAATTGGGAACGTCAAAATTGATAACGTGGCTAATTTGATCTAAATCCAGCCCACGTGCCATAACATCAGTAGTTACAAGGATACGCGTTTTTTCGGCATTGAAATTTTCTATGGAACGTATTCGATAATTCTGTGTTTTATTGCTGTGGATTACCGCTACTTCACTTCCGAAGAATTCATCTAAAATCTCAAAAAGAAGATCGGCGCTTTTCTTATTTGGAACAAAAACCAGCACTTTTGTAAAATCACTTTCATTCTGAAGCAAATATTTTAGCAGATTGGCTTTTGTGTAAAAATTCTCTACCCTGTAAGCGTATTGCGAAATGTTTTCCAAAGGTGTTCCGCTAACTGCTACCGAAACCGTAGTAGGCGCAATAAAGAAGTCGTGAATAAAAACATTTACTTCATCGGTCATCGTTGCCGAAAACATAATGTTTTGAGGCTTGTTGGGAAGCAGTTCCAAAATATTGGTAAGCTGAAAACGGAAGCCCAGATCGAGCATCACATCTACTTCATCAATTACTACTTTTTTTACGGCTTTTAATTGAAGGGCACGGCTCACGACCAAATCGTAAAGCCTTCCCGGTGTAGCTACAATAATATCAGCTCCTTCGGCTACAGCCTCTTTTTGTCGGTTAATGTTGGTTCCACCAAAAACACCAATCACTCGAATAGAAGAATATTTTCCAAATTTTTCTATT
The Aequorivita iocasae genome window above contains:
- the hutH gene encoding histidine ammonia-lyase codes for the protein MQETHYISSEILDLSAIKDITENNKVLELSEEAQLNIKKSREYLFNKMKDNETPVYGINTGFGSLCNVKISSENLSKLQENLVMSHACGTGEFVPKPIVKLMLLLKIQSLSYGYSGVQIETVERLIDFYNNDVLPVIYSQGSLGASGDLAPLAHLSLPLLGKGEVYYGGERLSSEKVLRKFNWQPITLQAKEGLALLNGTQFMSAYGVYCLLKCYKLSYLADLIGAVSIDAFDCNMSPYNALVHLVRPHRGQVKTAEQILEFLEGSELGLSEKKSVQDPYSFRCIPQVHGATKDTIHFVHKTFKTEINSVTDNPNIFVNEDVIISGGNFHGQPLALALDYLAIAMAELGNISERRIYQLVSGLRELPAFLVDNPGLNSGFMIPQYTAASIVSQNKQLATPASVDSIVSSNGQEDHVSMGANGATKCLRVIENVETILAIELMNASQALKFREPKQSSPFITSFLKPYRSIVPFVENDRLLADDIHASIAFLQSLDVDVDILFG
- a CDS encoding NAD(P)H-hydrate dehydratase; this translates as MKIFSAEQLYEADKITIEKQQITSEALMERAGTQIFNWLHQRLNGTPVPIRIFCGIGNNGGDGLVVGRMLIEHGYNVIVYVVNCSDKRSKNFLINYDKIKNVTKKWPLLMKGESDFPEINPEDIIVDAIFGIGLNRCPGGWVKKLIQYLNESKAFKLAIDIPSGLYSNLPLEDTEAVLKANHTLTFQTPKLSFFLPETASFVSNFDVLEIGLDIEFLQTTEPIGQLISKLEAQRFYKPREKFDHKGTYGHTLIVSGSYGKMGAAVLSTTSAFRIGAGMVTAFVPKCGYAIIQTTIPEAMVITDKEEDYLSNISFDFEPSAIGIGMGIGKNDATVAAFKKILQNKDIPFVIDADALNILSENKAMLKLLPKNSILTPHPGELKRLIGEWKNDYEKLEKTKKFSEKYEVVVIIKGAYTITVYGDKLYINTTGNPGMGTAGSGDALSGVITGLLSQGYDALLASVFGVYLHGRAGDIAAGQLGYEAVMAGDVIDNISEAYVDLFASEEQDTSVSQKK
- a CDS encoding DUF2461 domain-containing protein, coding for MIPTISKTAFDFLLQLKKNNNREWMQEHKKEYLANEKALKEFYAAVERGLNTTDEIAKTKIFRINRDIRFSNDKTPYNVHRSVSFSRAGAQRRGGYYLRLEPGNSFMAGGFFDPNPADLLRIRKEFEMDSTEIREVLATKDFKNAFGDFNQEYAVKTAPKGFDKDDKNIDLIRLKSFFVTHSFSDEEVFAVDFKDNLINHYQLLRPFFNYMSDVLTTDLNGESLL
- a CDS encoding response regulator transcription factor, which codes for MQEVPNFSEKHIKVIIADDHPLILKGITEILEKYPRFTIVNTYNNGHTLMQSTSLPDADVLLLDLNMPGKDGLQVLEKIKAMHLKLQILVLTSYFSKQLAEQCHAAGAKGYILKSDNLDKLADTILEVLDGKTVMPNFSEKTEEYVNDFSYLDDFLKKYNLTKREVEVIQMVCKGYSSQEIADKLFLSSFTVQTHRRNIFKKLNIEGNTIALYKFASQHGLV
- a CDS encoding ATP-binding protein, with the protein product MILTKTNSAFLNLTPFANLLKSLLFPTALLLFATSIAQSEIDSLSQLINDEANPSQKAGLLLKRGVLFSKNERQKGFDDLEQALNFFSEKGDDQGETDSYIAFGNLHFIYGEPHEAARYDSLAMQLAKNIQYKKGRAVAIGNLGREFINLGDLNKAETLIKEAIAIEETFKPLDKDRLAELYNRYNIIVSAKGNYLEGLSLIEKAIALSKGSKNDKQVSLIYSNYANTLSRLSKFDEAVKAHFRVIRLCEKKKDTTGLLRVYNNLGIAFRNGGEFDKAITYYKKSIALAKDAANYKSLGLNYVNLATVYSEKGQLEAMDTLYRQGIEYFEKASDIGGIAFANHNYGNFLVISKNYTEADKRLEKAYKLRKQIGAELAAASSLSVLGKSAMEQKNWKKAEEYLLAAEPFYKGKARENRNLKELYGYLKTLYTEKENFERALYYQTQELELEKSIFTENEKINALKTETAYEMEKRDMEMSLQKQKQELERQRLLLIGGSVMLILFLTSLSLWLRRKQLKERHQAQLINIEQEHRLYLAKSLKNAEQQERKKIAHKLHDEAGSILSIAILNLKQIQADVFKRESKAQEKLETTQKLLGDISESVRNISHTLMPVALEKYGLKAAIHDIVNAVNTSQKLTVEEIIEGLDDTSSWSEEYCLTVYRIVQEAMNNIIKHAQATHVLLQLVELEDSVTVYIEDNGKGIDSNLRKDGIGLKMLKNNVAYLNGTIEINGNSNNGTFILAELPIEITKKTK
- a CDS encoding lmo0937 family membrane protein, giving the protein MGNVLWIIVVLLVIGWIFGFLVFPAIGGIIHILLVIAVIMIIYQLLTGRKV
- a CDS encoding EamA family transporter is translated as MKAPSTLLVVVAFFSIYVIWGSTYMLNKVAVAELPPFFLASIRFTSAGLLIFIIAKLLGKSLAITRKQIQNTFIVGVLFLSFGNGIIVWALKYVDSGFAALEISAQPLVVLLLMWLLQGKRIKPMSLVGVALGILGIFLLVAQKQLIAQEGTVLGMVMIFACMLSWAYGSLFVGKADLPKNFFVNTGYQMFTAGITLAVASFLFGEEWIAPKEWGAHVQWSMILLIIFGSIVAFTSFNYLLKTVSPDKVATSTYVNPIIALILGWYILNEEITTQSIIAAAVLLTGVYFINTTKTTVTVPRFSGKVKKNGKF
- a CDS encoding DEAD/DEAH box helicase — translated: MESFNELNISKQLQYAIADLGFEKPTPIQAQSFSVIMSGTDMVGIAQTGTGKTFAYMLPILQDLKFSKEINPRVLVMVPTRELVLQVVEEIEKFGKYSSIRVIGVFGGTNINRQKEAVAEGADIIVATPGRLYDLVVSRALQLKAVKKVVIDEVDVMLDLGFRFQLTNILELLPNKPQNIMFSATMTDEVNVFIHDFFIAPTTVSVAVSGTPLENISQYAYRVENFYTKANLLKYLLQNESDFTKVLVFVPNKKSADLLFEILDEFFGSEVAVIHSNKTQNYRIRSIENFNAEKTRILVTTDVMARGLDLDQISHVINFDVPNFPENYMHRIGRTGRAEQEGTSLLLYTEKEEDAKAAIEKLMDLQIEELDFPKEVEISKQLTYEEKPQIVEINNPNNLEEVGPAFHEKKEKNRKENQGGSYKRIIKQKYKKPKTRGDKNYNKRNKRK